TATTTCCCAAAAACTGGTTTAACGATTTATTTTGATAACGATTTCCAAGTTTTTATAACACATTGTTTATGCTTCTGAGATAACTAAGTTATGCACAAGTGCATGAATCAAACAGACGAACTGAGTTGACACGGCCTTCATACTCTAAATATAGATTTCCGTTTCCTATTTGTGATAGGTATTGTTTATGTTtcgtttatttatagaaaaaaaaatgttttcttacaGACTTtggaataattaaaataataactataaactactttctaaaacacaagataCTGGTGTTGGTTATATTTGTTAAAACGTTTCAAAATAGTGTTGTTTTCGTATTATTAGTTCATGCATGATTTTGATTCTAGTTTTTATTGTTCAAGTAATCCACTTGTCTTCGATCATTGCAGtagaagaattattttttttcggaGAGGATGAGGCAGTTGAGATTTCATTTGAGTGAGAAAAGTGAATTCTtcgatatatatattttttatattattgaaatGCATTCTAGAAAGAagattaaaatatattgaaaaatcagTATTCACTATTCGGTTGCCAATGGGAAAAAAACTTTTCTTGATTTTAATTGactaaaatattaaattgtaCTGACACTTGTGTTCTATGAATATTTTATAAGTGTATCTTTTATTTGATCCCTTATTCCTGAAATTGCctaattatagaaaaatattagATTGGTATTATAgataatgaatttgaaaataactAAAATATCTTACCATATGAAATTCCAACCGAATGGTAACAACTccttttactatttattttaacTGAAGTTTGTAGATTATCGATATTATTTCGTGTTtatatttaaatactttaaattattCGTGCTTTAGATGTTTTTAATATGGGTACGCGAGAATGATGATGGAAGTGTCTAACGACCTTGACTAGCTTTTCAGTTCTCGCACGGTCGGGAGCGCGAATAAGAGGAACAGGTTTTTATTTACCTTTAACATTACCTTAACATTATACCTTTTCAAGGAGgtcaattttatatgttaaaatagcCCTTATTCTATTATGTTTTCTAAAAGCCTAGTCCCCGAAAATCGCCAACGTATCTATGCTTTACTTATATCAAACTGAAAGTACAACAGGCAAACATTAGATAATCTATGAATGTGCTTTATGTTAAATTAGCTTTTTTTTTGCCGGTGCAATTTCAggggaaataaatcttaattacaAACCGTTCGTTGCAACGGTTACTGCAACGGTTTGTTGAAAGTATAATCGAGTACACACAATATCGTTTGTTATAAATAGGTTACATATCTACATGAAAATTACACCAAGTTGTAGCTAAAAATCATCCAAATACTTTATATAAGGATTCATTAAACATACATTGACATTAAGGGCATATATGAATTAATTTCAAAAGTGCAATGACCGCCGGCTCCCAGTTCGTACTACGGTTGGTACGGTAGGCTCGGGAAACCTCtaataaacgagtgaccggtgaaaaataatgtcaTTCCAATTCTTGAACAAATGCATGCAAACATCAAAAActaagtcttctgtgcacgattttatcattttcttcGCATAAATAacatataatcgtcaattttttttcaatcggtcagagttgtgaaaatatggcaggtaattaaagttttgaagccgaagtttaacgattgtcacctgtttgtcaacaaaaaaaaccatgcaTGTTGAGCgtcgtgtttaacatgtacaatcagataatagtttattttaaggacatccatgcgtattgcgatcaccggacttttacgagatgggtcacacggAGGTCACTTTGCacacggaaaatatgtcggggaattgcttccttccaATATGAACAAAccaaagaattttcttcagaaaaaagtatatgtacataagttttataatgaaaactatccattgagttataaaaaacatatgcattattttttttaatttgaggtttcttatgactttaataattaattttacaGCTAACAATAACAGTTATGAACATAAataaacagaggcggatttagggggggggggcagggggcccgccccccccctttttgggaaaacatttggttgcttatatagggaatcactgaagcgtgactggagcgggccctctcttaggtcagtcagtgggcccccacttatgaaaatttctggatccgccactgataaatatacatgtatatgtatatatataaggaaAGAATATGTATGTAAAGACACCTTGTTCAGCAATTACACTGTTTCATTGGTGTATGCATTTCGTATAGCTTTACACAGTATGACCTCTAACACTTTCGATCGACCAGATTGTCACATAATATGCAGACGAGTCGAATCGATATATGAAGGgttatttagaaaaattacaaatagcatataataaatcaaatgataagTTTCACGGAAGTGTAGAGAAACCTTATTTTTGAAAGcatgttttttaatataaatttcctGATGGAGATTTAATGATTGCGTATAAATACCCTGATGGAGAGCTTAGtctattcttttaaaaattgagaGATGTAACTGCAATGGACAGATTTGAGTCGTCTGCAACGGTCAAATGTTCTACCTGGATGGAAAATTTCGAAAATTTGACCAATTTTGTCAAACGAATATTTCTTTGTtatattgttgtttatttataaCAACACACCTGTATACTGAAAACAAATgattttatatctataaatacgttaccatcataaattgTGAGTGTAACCCCAATTGCGTCATAGGTCAGATGGAATAGCCCCGACTAAAGTTAAACGTCCTATTACTGGTCCTGACATAAACCCCTGTTTACCCATATTCTCCCATTCAATTTCCATATGCGACATCGGTCACACGTGCAAATTATTTACAGATCCTACAGAGATCCTTCTCGAGGTGGCAGACGTAAACTGGGTATCACACGATCCCAGACAGAACCACAGGGTCTCGGAGGAGACTAGGCCCCTAGATGCACGGCATGCAGGCCCACCGGTGTGTGGACACGCCCTGATGCCTGCAAACCTAGCCCCCAGCTATGGGTAAATAGCTTCACTGCCTTGTGGATGACCTAGTAAAAGTCAAAGGCTATGGAAGTAAATCCAGACAGAAAATCCGGGTAGATGGAGCTCGTAAGCTCAGTAACAGCAATCGTCTAAGTAAAGGAACATCCTGACAGAAAAACCCGACCCTTCACGTAAGAGGTTTAGCTTAGGGCTAACAAccctaacttaaaaaaaaactatgttacaGAAACAGTAACGAAGAATTATCTACAATTGTGAAGAAGAGCCTCCAAAGCAACAGTGGAGCAAGTATGACTGTTGGCAGTAAAAGCCGAAAGGAAACTATCAACAAGAATCTGGAGGCCCTTAATACAGCCAAAACTAAAACTAGAATTGGGTTCTGGAATGTCCGTACAATGTACTCTGCTGGGAAACTTGCAGAAATTACATCTGAAATGCGACGTTACAAACTACATATTTTAGGAATAGGTGAAAGCAGATGGACAGACTCTGGGAGAATAACAACAAGAACTGGAGAAACTGCACTCTACTCTGAAAGAGTTGATGGGCAACATCATGAAGGGGTAGCAATTATTCTGAAGAAAGGAATGGCGAAATATCTGATGGAATGGAAACCAATAAATAGTAGGCTGATTATAGTAGGCAAGGTTAAAAGGGAAACAGGTCAACATGACTATACTGCAATGTTACGCTCCAAAAAATGACTCCAGCGAGGAGAAAAAGATGCCTTTGATGAACAACTCCAACAGGAAATAGACAAAACTccaaaacacatcaaaatcaTCATGGGAGATATGAATGCCAAAGTTTGATCTAGTAACACCCACTTTGAAAGAGCTATGGGAAATCATAAATGTGGTAATATGAATGAGAATGGTGAAAGACTAGCAGAACTATGTACCACTAACAACTATGTAATAGGAGGGACAATTTTCCCCCATCGAAACATTCATAAATTGACATGGTGCTTTCCAAACCAACGAAACAAGAACCAAATAGATCACATCATGATAAATGGAATGTGGAAACGATCCCTGTTGGATGTTAAAGTCAAGAGAGGAGCTGATGTTGGAAGTGATCACCATTTGGTAACAGCTGACATTAAAATCAAACTCAGGGCTAATGGAAAGAACACAAGATCTTGGAAGCAGTTTGATATTGAAAAGTTGAAAGAAAGCAACGTAAGAAAAGAATATACAACCTTGATAAGAAATAGATTCAGAATTTTAGAAAACTTAAATGATGAAGATGACACAGAAACAATTGATAATAAATAGGGGAAAATATCTGAGATATTTACTAAAAGTGCAGAAGAATCTATTGGatttaaacaaaaacagaaacataAAGATTGGATTACACCTAGAACATGGGACAATATTATTATCAGgagagatacaaaaaaaaaagttgaacgaGGCAAAATCACAACGTCTTAAAGAAAGATACCAACTTGAATATAGCAAAATACacagaaatgtaaataaaatggtACGAAACGACAAGAGAGCCCACATGGATAGTATAGCTGAAAAGGCAGAAGAAGCAGCTAACAAAGGTAAGCAAGGCAACTtatataaaataaccaaaattatttgtGGCAAAAACACAGCATCGTCTAATATTCCTGTAAAAGACAAGCTAGGGAATTTGTTAACATCTGAAAATGAACAAGAACAAAGATGGACAGAACATTTCAGTGAGCTACTAAATAGACCAACTCCAACAGAACTCCCTGTTATTGcagaaaataacaacaaactataCATCAGCATAGAACCACCTGAAATGCATGAGATAATATCTGCAATCAAAAGcctaaaaaatggaaaatcaccTGGAAACGACAATCTGAATGCTGAACTGTTTAAATTAGACCCAGGCGTATCTGCCATCCTGCTTTATAACATCTTTAAAGACATCTGAAATAAAGCACAGATACCATACATCTGGAATAATGGCACTATAATCAAAATACCAAAAAGGGAGTCCTTAATGATTGTAACAACTGGCGTGGCATTACACTACTTTCCATCCCAAGTAAGATCATGGCACAAATCATAATAAGACGAATTCCAAGTAAAATCAGGAGTAAGACAAGGGTGTATCATGTCATCGACACTCTTCATTATAGTCATTGACTGGATAATGAGACAAACAACAGCTAATACACATAGAGGCATAAGATGGGGCACTTTCACCACTTTGGAAGATCTAGATTTTGCTGATGACTTAGCATTAATGTCTCACACACACCAACATATGCAAGATAAGACCTCAGAGCTAGAAAATATTCAGGACAGATGGGGCTGAAAATCAACGTAAAGAAAACTGAAGTCATGACACTTAATGTAAACAACCCAGGGTCAGTATTGCTGGATGGAAAAACATTACCACATGTTGATACCTTCACATACCTTGGCAGCACTATCACTACCAATGGCGGCGCAGAATGTGACATCAAAAGAAGACTATCAAAGGCAAGGTCAGCTCTTTACAACCTGCAGGCTGTATGGAGATCTGGTCAATATACCATCCGGACCAAACTCAAACTTTACAGCAGCTGTGTCTTGCCTGTACTTTTGTATGGTTCAGAATGTTGGAGGATGACAGAACAAGACCAAAACAAGCTGTCTGTATTCCATACTAAAAGTCTGAAAAGGATTCTGCGAATCTTTTGGCCACATAAAATTTCAAACGAGGACCTTTCATCAGATGCCAACAACAAGATATAGCCACAACAATAATGAGAAGACGCTGGAGGTGGATTAGGCATGTCCTACGGAAAGTCCAGGAGGATATCACAAAGACAGCACTCCACTGGACCCCAGAAGGTAAAAGAAAGAGAGGAAGACTCAAAATGACATGGAGAAGAACTGTAGAGGCAGAGGCTAATAAATACCAACAGACATGGGGCACACTACAAACCGCCAACGACCGACAAAAGTGGAAAATCTTCGTTACTGCCCTACACGCCAATGGCGTACAAGGGCAGTAAGTTAGTACGTAACTACAGAGAAGTATttagttgtttgtaaagttttttGAATAGCTAAGTTGCTCTTCatatattgtgtatatttttggaaatttattCCCTTGTTTAGTTTTAATTTCTAAACaaatttttagtgtttttttactataaagtaaATTTTATTATGAACTTTAATTTGAATAGTCCTTACGTAAATATTCCTGGTTCGATCTATCTCCTGGATGGGTCACTACCTTTAAGTCCCCCCCAAACTACCAGTACATTGACCGGTTATGCTACCTATCCGACCCTTTCACAAGGTTCGGTCATGCATTTGAGGGTGGGGCGAGTCCCTACGTCAACTTCGGTGACTCATACTTTATCTAGGCCTGTTAATTCATCGGGTACTATTGGTTCTGCCCCAGGTACATGGGCTTGAATTTACCAGGTTATAGACCCCCATTATCCTATTGTGGGTATATGCTTCCCAACTCGGGCACCAAACCTGTTTCCACATGGTCTCAGCCACCTTGGCCACAGTCTTACCCTTATGGTGGGTTTATGCCAAACCAACCTAGTTTTGGCCGTATAGGAACAATTTATATGGTCCCTGACTCTCGAGCTCAGTCTACTAGCTCTTCTCATGGTACTCAGGGTTCTGATCATGCATTATCTTTGGATGGTTTTCAGAAGTTACTTTTGGGCTTTGGTGAGTCTTTCAATGCGGATTTTAGTACTCTATCCAGTCGTATGACTCTACTGGAGAAAGGAGTTTCTTCTCATCAACCTTCAGCTAAGTCTGTAGAATATGACGAGCTTTCCTGGGAGTCATGAAAGGGATTTCCTCACTGATGAGTTTGTTGAAAGTTCTTCTCCCAAGGTATCGAAGACGGCCACTGAGCCTACTTCTAAGTCAGCTCAACAACCTCCCATCTAAAAGGATCTTGGGGATAAGGTGTATAACTTGATGAGGGATGAAGCACATATCCCTTTTGCCCCTCCATCCAAGCCGAAGAAACCTTCTTCAACTTTTGGAGCTTCCTTGGGTATTTATCAGGATACTGTGAGTTCTTATAATTCTTTTCCTGAATCTGGCCATATGGTTTTGCTTTACAGTTCATTAATGAAGGTATTGCTAATTCTGTTAGCGAAAAGGTTGCCAATAACAATATCTCTGGATTTGGAATGTCATCCTTTTCTGATCAGGTTAAGTACAAAGATTTTGATATCTTTGACTCTTCATTGGGTAGACTTGTTCCCAATTGTGACAAATCTCTTTCATCTTTATTGGGAAAAAAGCCAGTGGATGGTCTTCGTCTCACTCAACCTGTTTGGTCAAAGACTAAGAATCTCCTTCGTAGTGCTTCTCAAGGTCTTGGCACAGCTTAACATTTTCTAGCTGCAACCGGACATTTGCTTAACAGCGAAAATTCGGTTGTTCCAGCAGAAGTAAGATCCTTCTTACTTCAACTGGGTAAAGCTCTATAGGTTCATCTCAGTCATTGTCAGTAGCTTTTAATTAGTTCTATTGCTAATTGCACCACCTTGTCTAAAAGAGCAGAGTTTCTTGAAAACATTTCTGTTGCTGAGTCTTTGGAATATTCTTTACTGAAATCTCCACTTACtgacaaaatatttgatatacCCGTACAGCGGGTTCAAGAAGAACTCAGAAAAAACCTCCTCCAGTCAAAGTTAGTGTACAAGTTaacgcatctggtgcaacaaaattggtaccgttgattttattactaccactgggtcgatgcctctgctggtggactattagtccccgagggtatcaccagcccagtagccagtacttcggtactggcatgaaaatacggattttttgtgttattaaaatttgctgttacaaaatattagaaattattataaattaaggaatgtatctccctcatgcaaagctctgattcctttcacgaatttggctatactttttggaccttttggattatagctcttcatgttttatataagctttggatttcaaatattttggccacgagcatcactgaagagacatgtattgtcgaaatgcgcatctggtgcaacaaaattggtaccgttgattttattactaccactgggtcgatgcctctgctggtggactattagtccccgagggtatcaccagcccagtagccagtacttcggtactggcatgaaaatacggattttttgtgttattaaaaattgctgttacaaaatattagaaattattataaattaaggaatgtatctccctcatgcaaagctctgattcctttcacgaatttggctatactttttggaccttttggattatagctcttcatgttttatataagctttggatttcaaatattttggccacgagcatcactgaagagacatgtattgtcgaaatgcgcatctggtgcaacaaaattggtaccgttgattttattactaccactgggtcgatgcctctgctggtggactattagtccccgagggtatcaccagcccagtagc
This sequence is a window from Mytilus edulis chromosome 1, xbMytEdul2.2, whole genome shotgun sequence. Protein-coding genes within it:
- the LOC139516038 gene encoding craniofacial development protein 2-like produces the protein MTVGSKSRKETINKNLEALNTAKTKTRIGFWNVRTMYSAGKLAEITSEMRRYKLHILGIGESRWTDSGRITTRTGETALYSERVDGQHHEGVAIILKKGMAKYLMEWKPINSRLIIVGKVKRETGQHDYTAMLRSKK